Below is a window of Arthrobacter sp. SLBN-112 DNA.
ATGAAGGTGCCCATCATGACGGCCATCAGGATCTGGAGCAGGTACTGCAGGAACGCCGTCAGCGATCCCACCTGCATGGCCCCGGCGTCCACGCGCTGGCCGCCAAACCAGAGCACGGCGGCGGTGGACAGGTGCAGGATCATGCTGATGGCCGGGAACATCAGGACGAACAGTGCCCCAATCCGAAGCGAAACGTCAGTAAGTTCCTTGTTGGCGCCGCCGAAACGTTCCGTTTCGTACGGTTCACGCACGAAAGCCCGGACCACCCGGATACCGATGATCTGTTCGCGGAGCACGGCGTTGATCCGGTCGATTTTCCGCTGCATGGTGCGGAACAGCGGCATGAGCCGGACCACCAGGTACCCCACCACCACCGCCAGCAGCGGGACGGACACCCAGACCAGCCACGACAGGTTCAGGTCCTCGCGCAGCGCCATGATGATGCCGCCGATGCACATGATGGGGGTGGCAACCATGAAGTTCAGTCCCATCAGCAGGAGCATCTGCACCTGCTGGACATCGTTGGTGCCACGGGTAATCAACGTTGGAGCTCCGAAGCCGTTGACGTCCTTGGCAGAGAAACTGGTGACCTTCCGGAACACAGCGCGCCGCAGGTCCCTGCCTACCGCCATGGCCGTGCGGGAGCCAAAATACACGCCGGCAATGGCTGCAGCGACCTGGGCGAAGGCCACGAGGAGCATCATGGCACCGGTACGCCAGATGAAATCGGTGTCTCCGCGCGCCACCCCTTCATCGATGATCTGCGCGTTCAGGCTGGGAAGGTACAGGGCGGCGATGGTGGATGCGAGCTGGAAAACGACGACAGCCAGGATGTACGGCGAATACGGTTTGGAGTAGCGCCGAATAAGGGTCAGGAGCATGGTTTCACTCTAGCGAGGCCCACTGACATTGAGGCCGGATGGGGCGCACTTTCTGCCGACATTGTGGCCGGTGGGGCAGTTGGAAATGCCGCAGCCCGCACCGGGAGAATCTTCCGGGTGCGGGCTGCGGCATGTTGGATCGCGGGCGCGAGGCCGTGGCTGGTCCGCCGGGACGGCCTACTGTCCCTGCACGGGCTCCGAACCATCTGCGGGAGATTGCCCGGGGGCGGCGGCACTGTGCTTGCCGCGGCCTGCCAGGTACAGCGCGGCCGCAGCCTGGAGCTTGCGTTCCTTCAGGAGCTTGCGCTGGAGCCTGCTGAGCTCCGCGGCCGTGGCCGCCTGCTTGGCTGCGACCTCCCGCTGGGAGCGGAGCTGCTCCTGGACGTCCAGCACCAGTCCGCCCAGTTCCACCTGCTGGCGGGCCAGCAACTGTTGGGTGTCCTGCAGTTTCCGGAGCGTGTCAGCGGCGCTGGCCACGGCGTCCGCAGCCTTGTCGACGCTGTCGGCAGACCGGAGGTCCAGCCCCTCGGAGCGGAAACTCCGGGCAAAGGCTTCCTCGAAGTCCTCCGTGGCAACCCTCCCAGTCGCCGCTGCCACAGCGGCAGCACCGCCGTCGTACATCTTGGCCGGGGCAGCTCCGGAACCCGCATGCACCGAACTCCGTGCCGCGGTTCCTGGCCTGGCGGGAACGCCTTCCGGCGTGGCGGCGGATACCAGGGGCAACTGCCCGGTCATGGCGGTCATCCCGGCTTCGCCGGCGGCGTTGGCCTGCAGCGTGGACTCGGGGGTGATGTCAACGGTCTTGCGCAGCGGCACTTCCTTGATGAAGATCACGGCGATGAGGGCAACGGCGCTGACAATGGCAGAGATCATGAAGATACCGGCTGTGGCGTCACCGTAGGCAGCACGCATGATGTCCGCGATCGGGGCAGGCAGATCCTTGAGGTCCATGCTGGCGCCGCCGTTTCCGGTGGCCTGGACGCCCAGCTTCGTGAGCCCGTCGGTAGCCAGGTCCTTGACGTGGTTGGCCATGATGGCGCCCAGGACGGACACACCGATCGCGCCGCCCACCGAGCGGAAGAACGCAACGGAGGCGCTGGCCGAGCCGATGTCCTTGGCCTGGACGGTGTTCTGGACGGCGAGGACCAGGTTCTGCATCAGCATGCCCAGCCCGATGCCGAAAATGCCGGTGTAGAGGCCGGTCAGCCAGAGTTCGGTGGTGTGGTCCATGGTTCCGGCCAGCGCCAGGCCGCCGATCAGCAGGATGGTGCCGCCGATCAGGAACCTCTTCCACTTGCCGTAGCGGCTGATGAGCTGGCCGGACACCACCGAGCCGACCAGGTTGCCGGCGATCATGGGCAGCGTCAGCAGGCCGGCCTCGGTGGGCGTGGCGCCGCGGGCCACCTGGTAGTACTGGCCCAGGAAGGTGGACGAACCGAACATGGCCACGCCAACGGCCACGGACGCAACGATGGCCAGGGCGGTGGTGCGCTCAGAGATGATCTTGAGCGGGATGATCGGCTGGGACACCTTGGATTCCACCAGCACCAGCAGTGCGAGCAGGAGGACCCCGCCGCCCACCATTACTGCGGACTGCCACGACCACCAGTCGTAGTAGTCGGGCTGGCCGGCGAAGGAGACCCAGATGAGGAGCAGGCTCACGCCGGAGGTCAGCAGCACCGCCCCGAACCAGTCGATCTTGGCAGGACGCCGGACGTGCGGGATCTTCAGCGTTACCTGGAGCAGGATCAAGGCGACGACGGCGAGCGGCACGCAGACGAAGAACGTCCAGCGCCAGCCAAGGGAGCTGTCCACGATGAAGCCGCCCAGCAGCGGGCCGCCGGCGGTGCCGACAGCCATGACGCCGCCCATGTAGCCGGAGTACTTGCCGCGTTCGCGGGGCGGGATGATGGAGCCGATGATGGCCTGCGCCAGGGCGGTGAGGCCGCCCATGGCGATGCCCTGGATCACGCGGGCGGTGAGCAGGAACGGGATGCTTTCGGAGAAACCTGCCATGACCGAGCCGGCAACGAAAATCACGATGCTGAGCTGGACCAGGACCTTCTTGTCGAAGAGGTCGGCGAGCTTGCCCCAGATGGGGGTGGTGGCTGCGTTGGCCAGCAGGGCGGCGGTGATGACCCAGGCGAAGTCGGTCTGGGTGCCCTTGAGCTCGGACATGATGGTGGGCAGCGCGTTTGCCACGATGGTGCTGCTGAGGATCGCGGTGAAGAAAGCGGCAAGGAGGCCGGTCAGGGCCTCCATGATCTGGCGGTGGTTCATGGGCGCGCCGGGCTCGTGGCGCTTGGATTGCCGCGATTCCTGCTTGGCGGAGCGCTGGCGCTGGCGCTCCTGCTCCTGGTCCGCGGCGGCGGTGACGTTGGCCATCTAGTTGACTCCTGCGTGTTCGTTGGTGGTTCCGGCCGCCCTTGCCCGGATGGAATTCTTCAGTGATGCGGTCAGCTTGCTCAGCATCGCCGCGGTTGCAGCGGCGTCGTCCTCGTTCCAGTCGACGAGGTAGCCCTGCAGGGTTTCTGCCCGGTGGCGGACCAGCTCAGCGAGCTTTTCCTTTCCCCTGGGTGAAAGGGCCAGCAGCTGGGCCCTGCCGTCGTCGGGGTCCTGTGTACGAAGCACCAGGCCGGCGTCCGCCAGTTCCGCGATGTGCCGGCTGAGTACCGGCGCGCTGACCCCGAGCCGTTCGGCGAGGTGCGCGGCCCGGGTTTCCCCTTCGCCGATGAACTTGAGCACCCCTTGGAGTGCGATGCCCGTGTCCTGACCTTTGACGTTGACCATGGTGACGCAGCGCAGCGCGCGCTGGAGGTCATAGATATGGCTGACGAGGTCGGCTGCGGTGGCCGGTGCGACAGACATGATCCTCCCTAAAGAATTAGTTGCTGCAAGCAACTGTAACAGAAAAAGGTTGCTTAGGGAAACGAAGTGTATGCGAAGGTCCCGTCAACGACGACACTCCCCCACGCAGCCGTTGCTTTGCCGGCACGTGAGGGAGCGCTTGCGCAGAAGCCTGCGCGGTCAGAGATCCAGATGGGTGGGCGCGAACATCTTCAGGAGCGTTTCAACCACGACGACGTTGGGTCCGTCCGCGGCGAACGCGGCCTGGAGCGCGTCCCCCACATCCTCCGGGGCCACCCGGGTGGCCGGCACGCCGAAGGATTCGGCGAGTTTCACGAAATCGGGACGCGCCAGTTCGGTGGCCGTGGCCTTGCCGAACGAGCCCACCATGTACTCGCGCAGGATGCCGTAGCCGCCGTCGTCCACGATCAGCCACGTGACCGGCACGTTGTGCTGCCTGGCCGTGGCGAGCTCGGCGATGGAGTACATCGCCGAACCGTCGCCGGACACGGCCAGCACCCGGGCGGCGTTGCCGGCCTTCCCGGTGGTTTCCAGGCCCACCGCACCGCCGATTGCCGCCGGGAAGCCGAAGCCGAGGCCGCCGGCACCCTGGGCCGAGTGGAACTGGCCCTGGCGGGCGTCCCAGCAGGACCAGCCCCAGTACGCGCTGATGGTCATGTCCCAGAACGTCTGCATGTCCGCCGGGACCGCCTCACGGATGTCCGCCATGAAGTGCAGTTCCTTGGCCAGGTCCTGCGATTCCAGCCGGGCCTTCACCTTGGCGAGGGTGTCCTTGACCAGGTCCTCGGGCGAGGTACCGTGCCAGTCCGCCTGTTCGCCGTGCGGCTCCGTCAGGGCGGCGTCGAGCGCCGCCAGTGCCTGGCCGGCGTCGGCGCGAATGCCCAGGCCGGGCCGGTTGGACTCCAGTACGCGGGGTTCGGCGTCGATCTGGATGATCCTGCCGCGCGGCTCGAAGGTGAAGTAGTTGGATGTCACTTCGCCGAGCGAGGAGCCGATGACCACCAGTACGTCGGCATCCTCGAGCAGCTCCGTCATGTACTGGTCCTCGATCCAGGACTGGAGCGAGAGCTCATGGTTCCAGGGGAACGCGCCGTTGCCACCGGGCGTGCAGATGACCGGGGCGCGCAGCTTCTCCGCCAGGGACAACAGCGATTTCTCCCCCTTGCCGCGCCTGGTGCCGCCGCCGGCGATGATCGCCGGGCGTTTCGCCTCCGAAAGCCAGGTCACCGCCTCGCGGACCAGTTCAACGCGCGGCGGGTTGTCAGCGGCTTCGGCGAGCGCATCCTCCACCGGCGGCACCATGATGGGATCCAGCAGGACATTCTGCGGGATTTCCAGCCACACGGGTCCCTGCGGGGAGGAGATGGCTTCGGTCCAGGCGTCCTGGATGGCGGAAGGGATGCCGGAGGCGTGCTGGATCAGCCGCTGGCTCTTGGTGACGTTCGCGGCCGAGGCCTTCTGGTCATCAAGCTGGTGCAGCATGCCCTTGCGCCGCGCCCCGAGGCCCTCCAGGGGAATCTGGCTGGCCACCACCACCATGGGGACACCGGTGGCGTACGCCTCCTGCAGCCCGGCCAGGGACGTCAGCGCGCCAGGGCCGGTGGACAGGAACAGGACACCCACCTCGCCTGTGGCGCGGGAGTAGCCGTCCGCGGCGAAGGCGGAGTTGTTTTCCACCCGCGAGGAGACGAAGTGCAGGTTGCCGCGGCCCATCGCATCAAAGAGTCCCAGGGCATGCTGGCCAGGGATGCCGAACACCGTCTTGGCGCCCAGCGCTTCAAGGGTTTCGACGACGAGGTCCCCGCCGTTGCGGGCACCTCCCCCTTGCGCGGCGGGAGTGGCGGGTGCAGGTTCGGTCACGGTGCTACTCCTTGGCGGCGGCAGCGAAACCGGCGGGCCGGTGGATTTCCCGGCCCAGGGCCTGGGCCTCGTAGCCGGTTACCGCGCCGAAGCGGTCCCCGGGAACGGCGTTGTCCGCCATCAGGGTCACCAGTTCGTAGGCGACATGGCTGGCCGCGACGCCGGTGATCTCGGCATGGTCGTAGGCCGGGGACACCTCGACGACGTCGGCCCCCACCAGGTTCATGCCGCGGAAGCCGCGGATGATTTCCAGGAGTTCGCGGCTGGTGATGCCGCCGGCCTCGGGTGTGCCGGTACCCGGCGCGTGGGCCGGATCCAGGACGTCAATATCCACGGAGATGTAGAGCGGGCGGTTGCCGATCCGCTCGCGGACCTTGGCCACAGTTTCCAGGACGCCCTGGTAGTAGACGTCCGCGGAGGTGACGATGCCGAACCCGAAGCGGTGGTCGTCGTCGAGATCCTTCTTGCCGTACAACGGGCCGCGGGTGCCGATGTGGCTGATGGCCTCGGTATCCAGGATGCCCTCCTCCACCGCCCGGCGGAATGGCGTGCCGTGGGTGTATTCGGCACCGAAGTAGGTGTCCCAGGTGTCCAGGTGGGCGTCGAAGTGGAGCATTGCAATAGGTTCGCCGGCCCGCTCGGCGGCGGCACGGAGCAGCGGCAGGGCGATGGTGTGGTCGCCGCCAAGGGTCAGCAGTTTGCTGCCGGCCGCTGTCAGGTCCAGAGCGTTCTGCTGGATGGTCTCGATGGCCTCGTTGATGTTGAACGGGTTGACCGCCATGTCCCCGGCGTCTGCCACCTGGATGTTCTCGAACGGGCTGACGTCCCAGGCCGGGTTGTAGGGACGCAGCAGCCGGCTGGCCTCGCGGACATGGTTGGCGCCGAAGCGGGCGCCGGGGCGGTAGGAAACTCCGGAATCGAAGGGGACACCCACCACCGTGACGTCGGCCTTGGCCACCTGGTCCAGGCGGGGCAGCCGGGCGTAGGTGGCGGCTCCGGCGTACCGCGGGATCCGGGATGAATCGATGGGGCCAAGGTTGCCGTTGGCTTCGATGCGCAGCTCTTCCAATGGAGGCCTCTCCTTCGAGGAGTTGAGGGGACTGTGTGACTGCCATCATACACCGTAGTTTTCCAATGAGCATCAGATGTTTACTTTGGACTGGTCCCCGGTGGCATGCCGCGTCACGCACGGCACGTTTTGGGCAGCCGAAAGCGGCCGGAAGCGCATGTTTTCAGGGAACTGCCTGCCGGCAGCCGCCCAAAAGCTGCTCCGCGTGACGCCGCGCCGAACGGGCGGGAATGAACACGCCGAACCGGGTCAGCGGCTGGCGGCGGGCACCAGGACCCAGAGCACCTCGACGGGCTTGTCCGTGGGATTGACCCAGGTGTGCGGTTCGCGGCCCGGGAACGTCACCGTATCGCCGGTGCTGAGGTCGTATTCCTCATTGGTGAGGATCAGCCTGATGGACCCCTTAATCACGTGCAGCACGTCCACGTCGCAGTCCACGGCGTAAAGCTCGGACTCGCCGCGGCCGTGCGGCTCGATGACGGCCTGGATGATCTGGACCCGGCGTTCCGAACGGGCGGTCAGCAGCCGCTCCACGATGCCTTGGCCGCCGAGCGAGATACGAGGCCCGTCATTCCGCTTGGTGAGGTGGGTTTCCGGTGCGGCAAAGAGCTCGCCGATGGAGATCGAGAGCACCTGGCAGAGCGTCACCAGCGAGGCCACGGACGGTGAGGTCAGGTCCCGCTCAACCCGGCTGAGGAACCCCTTGGTCAGCCCGGTGGCGTCCGCAACCTGCTCGATGGTGAGCCGCTGGGACTGCCGGGCGGCCCGGATCCTGGAACCGATGGCAACCGGGACGTTGCTCGGCTCAACTGGCAGTGCCTTCATCTACGAACCTTTCATGGCCGGCAGCCCGGCTCCGCTCTCGAGCCATCCTAATCCGCGGCGCTTTTGTGACGCGCGCATGCCACACGCAGGCCGCGCGGCGCCGATCGTTCTTGACTGTTGCGGGCGTCACATCCTAGGCTTTGAAAACTCCTGTTGCCTATAGGGCAATAGTTGGATCCCCTCCGTTCGTCCGCGGCGGTTCCGGGCGCCGCCGCCCCGGTCCCACACCCGGCACCCAACAGCTCCAAGGAGCCCCTCAATATGGATGCACGTGCCATCAACATCGCCATCGTGGTGGTGTACCTGCTCGCAATGCTGGCCTTCGGCTGGTGGGGCAAATCCCGCACCAAGAACAACAGCGACTTCCTGGTTGCCGGCCGCCGGCTTGGCCCCTTCCTCTACACCGGCACCATGGCCGCGGTGGTCCTGGGCGGCGCGTCCACAGTGGGCGGCGTGGGACTTGGCTACAAGTTCGGCATCTCCGGAATGTGGCTCGTGGTGGCCATCGGCGCCGGCGTCCTGCTCCTGAGCCTGCTCTTCGCCGGCACCATCCAAAAGCTGAAGATCTACACCGTGTCCCAGATGCTCACCCTCCGGTACGGGAGCCGGGCAACGGAGGCCTCGGGCATCGTCATGCTCGCGTACACCCTGATGCTCTGCGCCACGTCCACCGGCGCGTATGCGACGATCTTCGTCGTCCTCTTCGGCCTTGACCGCGCCCTGGCCATCGCCATCGGCGGAGCCATTGTGCTGGTGTACTCCACCATTGGCGGCATGTGGTCCATCACGCTGGCGGACCAGGTCCAGTTCGTCATCAAGACCGTGGGCATCTTCTTCCTGATGCTCCCCTTCACCCTCAACGCTGCCGGCGGCCTCGACGGCATCCGCAGCCGCGTTGATGCCAGCTTCTTCCAGATCGACGGGATCGGCGTCCAGACGATCATCACCTACTTCGTGGTCTACACCCTGGGCCTGCTGATCGGCCAGGACATCTGGCAGCGCGTATTCACCGCCAAGACGCCCACAGTGGCCCGGTGGGGCGGGGCCACTGCCGGTATCTACTGCATCCTGTACGGCGTGGCCGGTGCGCTGATCGGCATGGCCGCCAACGTGGCGTTGTCCAACGTCACGATCGCTGCCAAGGACGACGTCTACGCCGAGGTAGCCCAGAACCTGCTGCCCATCGGCATTGGCGGCCTGGTCCTGGCCGCCGCCGTGGCCGCCATGATGTCCACCGCTTCCGGCGCGCTGATCGCCGCCGCCACCGTGGCAAGGGCGGATGTCCTGCCGTTCGTTGCCGGCTGGTTCGGCAAGGAGGTCTCCACCGGCGATTCCGAGAACCCGGAGCACGATGTCAAGGCCAACCGGGTGTGGGTCCTCGCACTGGGCATCGTGGCCATCGCCATCGCCATCATCACCAAGGACGTTGTTGCGGCCCTGACCATTGCCTACGACATCCTGGTGGGCGGCCTCCTGGTGGCCATCCTGGGCGGCCTGGTCTGGAAGCGCGGCACCGGCGTGGCAGCCGCGGCATCCATGGCGGTCGGGTCGGTGGTGACGCTGGGCACCATGATCATCCTGGAAATCAACGCTAAGGCCCCGCTGGACGGCATCTACGCGAATGAGCCCATCTACTACGGCTTGATCGCCTCAGCCGTCGTCTACATCGCGGCTTCGCTGCTCACCCGCCCCACCGACCCCCGGGTCATGCGGGCCTGGCAGCGCCGCGTGGCCGGGCAGGAACCGGAGGACGCTCCGGAGGAAATCCTCGCCGCACGCTGACCGGACACATGCTTTAACGCACGACGACGGCGCCTCCTTTCGCTTCCAGGCGAAGGGAGGCGCCGTCGTCGTAAGTCCTACTCCCCTGTGTCGCGGGGCTCGTCGTCATCCAGCGGGACCTCGCGGTCCTCGGCATCGATGACCACCGGCGGCGGCTGGACCACCGGCTCCTCCTCGTCAAGGAACTCGTCCTCCGCGTCCCAGTCCGCATCGTCTACCGGTGCATCCTCGGCGTAATCGTAGGCGGGGTCCGCTTCGACGGCGTCCAGGTGCGGCATGTCCGGGTGCTGTCCGGTGGTGCTCATGATTCAACCTCCGTTGTTCGCCTGACGTGCTCTTTCAGGTAGGGCGCAGGCCGCGCCACACCTTCATCACAGCACCGGCCGGGCGGACGGGTCAAGGGCTGCGGCGGGACTGGTGGGGGCCTCGAAATTAAGGAAGGGCGGGGTGCGGTTTTAAGGTCAACCGAAACTCCCCAGCGAGGTTTGCCAGCCAAAAAACCGCGGAAATCCGCAGTAGGCTGGCAGGGCAAAGGCGCCGTAACCATGCCCTTTCCAAGCCCAGGAGTACCAGTGTCGCAGCACGCCCAGCCCGAACCCCACACCGTCCCGGAGGCCGCCCCAACCCCGCAAAGCCAGCCCTCGCCGTCGAACATCAAAAGATGGCGCCAGTACTTGGCGGACGAGCGCGCGGAAGCCGCCGTCTACCGTGACCTGGCCCAGAACCGCGAGGGGGAAGAGCGGGCCATCCTGCTGGCGCTGGCCGAAGCCGAAGGCCGGCACGAGGCGCACTGGCTCGCCCTGCTGGGCGATCACGCGGGCAAGCCAAAAAGGGCGTCCGCCCGGAGCCGCTTCCTGGGGTTCCTGGCCCGGCACTTCGGCTCCGTCTTTGTGTTGGCCCTGGCCCAGCGCGCGGAAGGCCGCTCCCCCTACGCCAAGGACCCCAACGCCACGGACGCCATGGCGGCCGATGAGCAGATCCATGAGGAAGTGGTCCGGGGGCTGGCAACCCGCGGCCGCAACCGCCTGGCCGGCACGTTCCGCGCCGCCGTCTTCGGCGCCAACGACGGCCTGGTGAGCAACCTCTCCCTGGTGATGGGCATGGCGGCCTCCGGCGTGGCCAGCAGCGTGGTGCTGCTCAGCGGCGTCGCCGGGCTCCTGGCCGGCGCCATGTCCATGGGAGCCGGCGAGTTCATCTCCGTCCGGTCCCAGCGGGAGCTGCTGGCAGCCACGCGCCCCACCCAGGTCACCCTGGCGGTCGCGCCCAAGCTGGACCTCGAACACAACGAACTCCTGCTGGTGTACCTGGCCCGCGGGATGTCCCGGGAGGCTGCCGAACACCGGGTAGCCGAGCGTACCGGCCTGCTGTCCTGCGACTGCGACCCGAGCCTGTCGCTGCAGCCGGAACTGCCCGAGGAAGCGGACCAGCATGAGGCTGTGGGCACCGCGTGGGGTGCCGCGCTCTCCAGCTTCTGCTTCTTCGCCTCCGGCGCCATCGTTCCCATCCTGCCGTTCCTGTTCGGCCTGACCGGCGTGACCGCGCTCGTGGTGGCCGGGGCTTTGGTGGGCATTTCCCTCCTGGCCACCGGCGCTGCTGTTGGCCTGCTGTCCGGCACGTCCCCGCTGACCCGCGGCCTGCGCCAGCTGGCCATCGGCCTCGGCGCCGCCGTCATCACGTACCTGCTGGGCCTGCTGTTCGGCACCGCGGTGGGCTAGCCACCCGCGGCTGAACCCGCGTGGAGGTTCTCCGGCGCCGCTCAGCGCTGCCGGAGGACCTCCACTGCTTCGTCCACTGTGTCCACCAGGAAGATGTAATCCGCCATGGTGCGCCCGGCGGCGAGGCTGGCCAGCATGGGCCATGCCGGGTATTCCTGCTCCCAGTGCCGGCGCCCCACCAGCACCATGGGAGCCACCGTTTCCCGGGCGCCGTAGTAGTTCTCGCAGGCATCCTGGAAGATCTCCTGCACCGTGCCAGCGGCTCCCGGCAGGAACACGATGCCGCCGTGGCACAGTTGCAGGAGGATGGCTTCGCGGATGGCGTTGGCGAAGTATTTCGCAATGTGCGTGGCAAAGTAGTTGGGCGGCTCATGCCCGTAGAACCAGGTGGGGATCCCCAGTGACGGCGTCCCGCCCGGATGGCGGTCGACGACGGCGGCGGCCGCGCGTGCCCACGCCGACACCGAGGGCCGGAACCCGGGAACGGCGGCGAGCGCCGCGAGCGCCCACTGCACATCGCCGTCGGACGCCCCGCTCAGGTATGCGCCCAGGTTCGCCGCTTCCATGGCGCCAGGTCCGCCGCCGGTGGCGACCACATGGCCGTCCTGCGCAAGCAGCCTGCCCAGCCGCGCCGCCTGGGCGAATTCCGTACTGCCGCGCGGCGCCGCATGGCCGCCCATCACGCCGACGATGGACCGGCGGTTCCAGGGTGCGGAGCGGGTGAGTTCATCGAGGGCATCGCCGATGGCGTGATCGTGCAGGGCGGAGGCCAGGGTCGCGTCCACGCGGTGGCGCTGGCCGGGCTGGATGCTCCAGTGGTAGATGCGGGCGTCGGGCAGCTCTTCGTAGGGGGACGAAGCCAGCCCGGCGTACAGTTCCGCCGGGGTGTACAGGGTGGCGCGGTAGGGATCGAACGGGA
It encodes the following:
- a CDS encoding ABC transporter ATP-binding protein, which codes for MLLTLIRRYSKPYSPYILAVVVFQLASTIAALYLPSLNAQIIDEGVARGDTDFIWRTGAMMLLVAFAQVAAAIAGVYFGSRTAMAVGRDLRRAVFRKVTSFSAKDVNGFGAPTLITRGTNDVQQVQMLLLMGLNFMVATPIMCIGGIIMALREDLNLSWLVWVSVPLLAVVVGYLVVRLMPLFRTMQRKIDRINAVLREQIIGIRVVRAFVREPYETERFGGANKELTDVSLRIGALFVLMFPAISMILHLSTAAVLWFGGQRVDAGAMQVGSLTAFLQYLLQILMAVMMGTFMAMMIPRASVCADRIGEVLGVEPSIHDPQTPQAPASLAGVVEYRNVTFAYPGAESPVLSNVSFTARPGQTVAIIGSTGAGKTSLLSLLPRLYDPVDGQVLLDGVPVDHMDRAEITKRVALVPQRPYLFSGTIEHNLRFGKTEATDQELWDALRVAQGESFVREKKNGLDSRIAQGGTNVSGGQRQRLCIARALVTKPRVYLFDDSFSALDVATDARLRAALKGITSDATVIIVAQRISTITDADQILVLDNGRIVDRGTHEELLETSPTYQEIVESQLSVEEVA
- a CDS encoding MDR family MFS transporter; amino-acid sequence: MANVTAAADQEQERQRQRSAKQESRQSKRHEPGAPMNHRQIMEALTGLLAAFFTAILSSTIVANALPTIMSELKGTQTDFAWVITAALLANAATTPIWGKLADLFDKKVLVQLSIVIFVAGSVMAGFSESIPFLLTARVIQGIAMGGLTALAQAIIGSIIPPRERGKYSGYMGGVMAVGTAGGPLLGGFIVDSSLGWRWTFFVCVPLAVVALILLQVTLKIPHVRRPAKIDWFGAVLLTSGVSLLLIWVSFAGQPDYYDWWSWQSAVMVGGGVLLLALLVLVESKVSQPIIPLKIISERTTALAIVASVAVGVAMFGSSTFLGQYYQVARGATPTEAGLLTLPMIAGNLVGSVVSGQLISRYGKWKRFLIGGTILLIGGLALAGTMDHTTELWLTGLYTGIFGIGLGMLMQNLVLAVQNTVQAKDIGSASASVAFFRSVGGAIGVSVLGAIMANHVKDLATDGLTKLGVQATGNGGASMDLKDLPAPIADIMRAAYGDATAGIFMISAIVSAVALIAVIFIKEVPLRKTVDITPESTLQANAAGEAGMTAMTGQLPLVSAATPEGVPARPGTAARSSVHAGSGAAPAKMYDGGAAAVAAATGRVATEDFEEAFARSFRSEGLDLRSADSVDKAADAVASAADTLRKLQDTQQLLARQQVELGGLVLDVQEQLRSQREVAAKQAATAAELSRLQRKLLKERKLQAAAALYLAGRGKHSAAAPGQSPADGSEPVQGQ
- a CDS encoding MarR family transcriptional regulator, translated to MSVAPATAADLVSHIYDLQRALRCVTMVNVKGQDTGIALQGVLKFIGEGETRAAHLAERLGVSAPVLSRHIAELADAGLVLRTQDPDDGRAQLLALSPRGKEKLAELVRHRAETLQGYLVDWNEDDAAATAAMLSKLTASLKNSIRARAAGTTNEHAGVN
- a CDS encoding thiamine pyrophosphate-binding protein, with translation MTEPAPATPAAQGGGARNGGDLVVETLEALGAKTVFGIPGQHALGLFDAMGRGNLHFVSSRVENNSAFAADGYSRATGEVGVLFLSTGPGALTSLAGLQEAYATGVPMVVVASQIPLEGLGARRKGMLHQLDDQKASAANVTKSQRLIQHASGIPSAIQDAWTEAISSPQGPVWLEIPQNVLLDPIMVPPVEDALAEAADNPPRVELVREAVTWLSEAKRPAIIAGGGTRRGKGEKSLLSLAEKLRAPVICTPGGNGAFPWNHELSLQSWIEDQYMTELLEDADVLVVIGSSLGEVTSNYFTFEPRGRIIQIDAEPRVLESNRPGLGIRADAGQALAALDAALTEPHGEQADWHGTSPEDLVKDTLAKVKARLESQDLAKELHFMADIREAVPADMQTFWDMTISAYWGWSCWDARQGQFHSAQGAGGLGFGFPAAIGGAVGLETTGKAGNAARVLAVSGDGSAMYSIAELATARQHNVPVTWLIVDDGGYGILREYMVGSFGKATATELARPDFVKLAESFGVPATRVAPEDVGDALQAAFAADGPNVVVVETLLKMFAPTHLDL
- the speB gene encoding agmatinase translates to MEELRIEANGNLGPIDSSRIPRYAGAATYARLPRLDQVAKADVTVVGVPFDSGVSYRPGARFGANHVREASRLLRPYNPAWDVSPFENIQVADAGDMAVNPFNINEAIETIQQNALDLTAAGSKLLTLGGDHTIALPLLRAAAERAGEPIAMLHFDAHLDTWDTYFGAEYTHGTPFRRAVEEGILDTEAISHIGTRGPLYGKKDLDDDHRFGFGIVTSADVYYQGVLETVAKVRERIGNRPLYISVDIDVLDPAHAPGTGTPEAGGITSRELLEIIRGFRGMNLVGADVVEVSPAYDHAEITGVAASHVAYELVTLMADNAVPGDRFGAVTGYEAQALGREIHRPAGFAAAAKE
- a CDS encoding cupin domain-containing protein codes for the protein MKALPVEPSNVPVAIGSRIRAARQSQRLTIEQVADATGLTKGFLSRVERDLTSPSVASLVTLCQVLSISIGELFAAPETHLTKRNDGPRISLGGQGIVERLLTARSERRVQIIQAVIEPHGRGESELYAVDCDVDVLHVIKGSIRLILTNEEYDLSTGDTVTFPGREPHTWVNPTDKPVEVLWVLVPAASR
- a CDS encoding sodium:solute symporter gives rise to the protein MDARAINIAIVVVYLLAMLAFGWWGKSRTKNNSDFLVAGRRLGPFLYTGTMAAVVLGGASTVGGVGLGYKFGISGMWLVVAIGAGVLLLSLLFAGTIQKLKIYTVSQMLTLRYGSRATEASGIVMLAYTLMLCATSTGAYATIFVVLFGLDRALAIAIGGAIVLVYSTIGGMWSITLADQVQFVIKTVGIFFLMLPFTLNAAGGLDGIRSRVDASFFQIDGIGVQTIITYFVVYTLGLLIGQDIWQRVFTAKTPTVARWGGATAGIYCILYGVAGALIGMAANVALSNVTIAAKDDVYAEVAQNLLPIGIGGLVLAAAVAAMMSTASGALIAAATVARADVLPFVAGWFGKEVSTGDSENPEHDVKANRVWVLALGIVAIAIAIITKDVVAALTIAYDILVGGLLVAILGGLVWKRGTGVAAAASMAVGSVVTLGTMIILEINAKAPLDGIYANEPIYYGLIASAVVYIAASLLTRPTDPRVMRAWQRRVAGQEPEDAPEEILAAR
- a CDS encoding VIT1/CCC1 transporter family protein; translated protein: MSQHAQPEPHTVPEAAPTPQSQPSPSNIKRWRQYLADERAEAAVYRDLAQNREGEERAILLALAEAEGRHEAHWLALLGDHAGKPKRASARSRFLGFLARHFGSVFVLALAQRAEGRSPYAKDPNATDAMAADEQIHEEVVRGLATRGRNRLAGTFRAAVFGANDGLVSNLSLVMGMAASGVASSVVLLSGVAGLLAGAMSMGAGEFISVRSQRELLAATRPTQVTLAVAPKLDLEHNELLLVYLARGMSREAAEHRVAERTGLLSCDCDPSLSLQPELPEEADQHEAVGTAWGAALSSFCFFASGAIVPILPFLFGLTGVTALVVAGALVGISLLATGAAVGLLSGTSPLTRGLRQLAIGLGAAVITYLLGLLFGTAVG